The proteins below are encoded in one region of Nitrosomonas ureae:
- a CDS encoding SPOR domain-containing protein, with the protein MTKNITEEELLLRKRARRRLVGAIILVLVSIIVLPAIFDEPKPGDETHEIAINLPGVDRSTIVPSAEQRTQESFSDMSATTEFQNEPEIYTQDIEEIIEAHSYEPGGIPIPGIKPKLDKRSTEILSVNDANSVRSAVNTPAAATRATETAKTSQISSDSTKGFVIQLGAFSDQSKARQQHANLVSSGFNAYTETLKVDNKEITRVRIGPFMARGAADNELKKLKNIGLDGVIIPK; encoded by the coding sequence ATGACTAAAAATATCACTGAAGAAGAATTACTGCTTCGGAAACGTGCCAGGAGGCGCTTGGTCGGAGCAATAATTCTGGTTCTTGTTTCCATCATTGTTTTGCCAGCCATATTCGATGAGCCTAAACCGGGGGATGAAACGCATGAAATTGCTATTAATTTACCAGGAGTTGATAGAAGTACTATAGTTCCAAGTGCGGAGCAAAGGACTCAGGAATCTTTTAGTGATATGAGCGCAACCACTGAATTCCAGAATGAACCCGAAATTTATACTCAAGATATCGAGGAAATCATTGAAGCACACTCTTACGAACCCGGAGGTATACCCATTCCCGGTATTAAGCCAAAACTTGATAAACGATCTACTGAAATATTGAGCGTAAACGATGCAAACTCAGTGCGTAGCGCTGTAAATACACCTGCTGCAGCGACTCGTGCGACTGAAACAGCCAAGACTTCCCAAATTTCATCAGATTCAACAAAAGGATTTGTTATCCAGTTAGGCGCATTTTCAGATCAATCAAAAGCCAGACAACAACATGCAAATTTAGTGTCCAGTGGTTTTAATGCTTATACCGAAACACTTAAGGTTGATAATAAGGAAATAACGCGCGTGCGCATTGGGCCTTTTATGGCACGAGGGGCAGCTGATAACGAATTAAAGAAATTAAAGAATATTGGATTGGACGGAGTAATAATTCCCAAGTAG
- the folC gene encoding bifunctional tetrahydrofolate synthase/dihydrofolate synthase, with product MNVPDKLPVSVADWLSYFEAFHPQTIELGLDRINLIRSELALYPQFPIIIVGGTNGKGSVCAMLESILYCAGYEVGCYTSPHLLHYNERIRIGKKNIDDQRLCNAFMQIYSVCKVRGISLTYFEVGTLAAMYCFVHAGVNAAVLEVGLGGRLDAVNIFDADCSILTSIDLDHVDYLGDTREKIGFEKAAIFRKNKPAICAEIDLPQSVIQQAEKNDAILYRINEQFGFLKQDVHWDFWGPKNKRYSLPFPALRGEKQLQNASTCLAALDTLEEALPVSMSNVRQGLIEAVISGRFQVVSTQPLIILDVAHNPGAAMVLSQNLRATKPIGQTFAIIAMLQDKDIRGVIQALKNDIDYWFVSSVNSSRAAAADYLINELYEAEVADDSVRKFSDTISAFVFACEQAGKNDRICVFGSFYTVGDVLRYLNTHQSK from the coding sequence ATGAATGTGCCGGATAAGCTTCCTGTTTCAGTTGCAGATTGGTTAAGTTATTTCGAGGCATTTCACCCTCAAACGATTGAGTTGGGACTGGATCGAATTAATCTGATTCGATCAGAACTTGCATTGTATCCTCAGTTTCCTATCATCATAGTCGGCGGAACAAATGGTAAAGGATCTGTCTGTGCGATGCTTGAATCCATACTCTATTGTGCGGGGTATGAAGTTGGCTGTTACACTTCTCCTCATTTATTGCACTATAATGAACGAATACGTATCGGTAAAAAAAACATTGATGATCAGAGGCTTTGCAATGCCTTTATGCAGATATATTCAGTCTGCAAGGTTCGAGGCATCTCATTAACCTATTTTGAAGTTGGTACATTGGCCGCGATGTATTGTTTTGTCCATGCCGGCGTCAATGCGGCGGTTCTAGAGGTTGGGTTAGGAGGGCGCCTTGATGCGGTTAATATATTTGATGCTGATTGCTCAATTCTGACCAGTATCGATCTGGATCATGTTGATTACCTTGGGGATACACGAGAAAAAATAGGTTTTGAAAAAGCCGCGATTTTTAGAAAAAACAAACCGGCAATTTGTGCGGAAATTGATTTGCCGCAATCGGTTATCCAGCAAGCTGAAAAGAACGATGCAATCTTATATCGGATTAATGAACAGTTCGGTTTTTTAAAACAAGATGTGCATTGGGATTTTTGGGGGCCGAAAAATAAACGCTATTCTCTTCCATTTCCGGCTTTAAGGGGGGAGAAACAATTACAAAATGCCAGTACTTGTTTGGCGGCTTTAGATACGTTGGAGGAGGCACTGCCCGTCAGCATGAGTAATGTACGTCAGGGTTTAATCGAGGCGGTTATTTCAGGACGATTTCAAGTGGTTTCAACACAGCCACTCATTATTCTGGATGTCGCACATAATCCAGGTGCTGCGATGGTACTGTCACAAAACTTACGTGCAACAAAACCAATCGGACAAACTTTTGCAATTATAGCTATGTTGCAAGATAAGGATATCCGTGGCGTTATCCAGGCATTGAAAAATGATATCGATTACTGGTTCGTATCTTCTGTTAATTCTTCTCGAGCCGCTGCTGCTGATTATTTGATTAATGAACTTTATGAAGCTGAAGTTGCGGATGATAGTGTCCGAAAATTTTCCGATACTATTTCCGCTTTTGTTTTTGCCTGTGAACAAGCAGGTAAAAATGATAGAATTTGCGTGTTTGGATCTTTCTATACGGTAGGTGATGTGTTGCGATACCTAAACACTCATCAAAGCAAGTAA
- the accD gene encoding acetyl-CoA carboxylase, carboxyltransferase subunit beta, whose product MSWFQNIIPPKIKRKEAGEKKIVPEGLWSKCVTCEAVLYYTDLAKNLNVCPKCDFHNRISARDRLDQLLDPAGRIEIGIGVVATDALKFKDSKRYVDRLTQAKENTDEDDSLVVMQGTIKKVPVVIAVFEFGFMGGSMGSVVGERFVRGVKACIDSHIPFICFSASGGARMQEGLFSLMQMAKTTAALTQLSRNKLPYISVLTDPTMGGVSASFAFIGDIVIAEPGALIGFAGPRVIEQTVRQTLPEGFQRAEFLLQHGAIDMIVDRRQMRDRIVNICTQLMRIPISVS is encoded by the coding sequence ATGAGTTGGTTTCAGAATATCATTCCACCTAAAATTAAACGCAAGGAAGCCGGCGAAAAAAAAATAGTGCCAGAAGGTTTGTGGAGTAAATGTGTCACTTGTGAAGCAGTCTTATACTACACGGACCTGGCCAAAAACCTGAACGTTTGCCCAAAATGTGATTTTCATAATCGTATTTCTGCCAGAGATCGCCTCGATCAATTGCTGGATCCCGCAGGGCGAATTGAGATTGGTATTGGAGTAGTTGCAACCGATGCATTAAAATTCAAGGATAGCAAGCGTTATGTTGATCGACTGACGCAAGCCAAGGAAAATACTGATGAAGATGACTCTCTAGTAGTCATGCAGGGAACCATTAAGAAAGTTCCCGTTGTTATTGCTGTATTTGAGTTTGGTTTTATGGGTGGATCGATGGGCTCTGTTGTAGGTGAGCGATTTGTTCGAGGTGTCAAAGCTTGTATTGATAGCCATATCCCGTTTATTTGCTTCAGTGCGAGCGGAGGCGCGCGCATGCAAGAAGGCTTGTTTTCCCTAATGCAAATGGCTAAAACTACGGCCGCGTTGACGCAATTGAGCCGCAATAAGCTCCCGTATATTTCTGTTTTGACAGATCCTACAATGGGCGGAGTATCTGCAAGCTTTGCTTTTATCGGAGATATTGTAATTGCAGAGCCAGGCGCTCTTATCGGTTTTGCTGGTCCGCGTGTAATCGAGCAAACTGTACGCCAGACGCTTCCCGAAGGTTTTCAGCGCGCTGAATTCTTATTGCAACATGGCGCGATTGATATGATTGTCGATCGCAGGCAAATGCGCGACAGAATCGTCAATATTTGCACGCAATTAATGCGTATCCCGATATCGGTATCTTAA
- the trpA gene encoding tryptophan synthase subunit alpha, which yields MSLDSIKNLLNFFSGQSDAKRTNRIAKTFAELKEQNRKALIPFITAGDPHPKYTVQLMHQLVESGADIIELGVPFSDPMADGPTIQRSSERALKHHVSLVDVLKLVVEFRKINTNTPIVLMGYANPVEALGHVSFAVKARDCGVDGVLIVDYPPEESSEWVQCLEQHQIDAIFLLSPTTHQQRIEQVAKIAKGYIYYVSLKGVTGASHLDLQDVGTKLEQLRQYISLPIGVGFGIRDGATAKAVAELADAVVVGSRIIEEIEKSSESDLLRNVGNQIKALRDAIDEN from the coding sequence ATGAGCCTAGACAGTATTAAAAATTTACTAAATTTTTTTAGCGGGCAAAGCGATGCTAAAAGAACCAATCGCATTGCTAAAACATTTGCCGAATTAAAAGAACAAAATCGTAAGGCTTTGATTCCCTTCATTACGGCGGGTGATCCTCATCCAAAATATACTGTTCAATTGATGCATCAATTGGTTGAGTCAGGTGCTGATATTATTGAATTGGGCGTTCCTTTTTCCGATCCCATGGCGGATGGGCCTACTATTCAAAGATCTTCAGAACGGGCGTTAAAACATCATGTTAGTCTGGTTGATGTGTTGAAGTTGGTGGTTGAATTCAGAAAAATAAATACAAATACGCCGATTGTTTTGATGGGATATGCAAATCCTGTTGAAGCACTGGGTCATGTTTCATTTGCTGTCAAAGCGAGAGACTGCGGGGTTGATGGTGTGCTTATTGTTGATTATCCTCCGGAAGAATCAAGTGAATGGGTACAGTGTTTGGAGCAGCATCAAATTGATGCAATCTTTTTATTGTCTCCCACAACGCATCAACAGCGCATTGAGCAAGTGGCAAAAATAGCGAAAGGCTATATTTATTATGTTTCTCTAAAAGGAGTTACGGGTGCATCGCACCTTGATCTACAAGATGTCGGCACGAAACTGGAACAATTGCGTCAGTATATTTCATTGCCAATCGGCGTTGGATTTGGCATACGCGATGGTGCGACAGCCAAGGCAGTTGCAGAATTGGCAGATGCTGTGGTTGTAGGTAGCAGAATAATTGAGGAAATTGAAAAGTCTTCTGAGTCAGATTTATTAAGAAATGTCGGAAATCAGATAAAAGCGTTACGTGATGCTATTGATGAGAATTAA
- the trpB gene encoding tryptophan synthase subunit beta yields the protein MSAYDLPSKNGHFGPYGGIFVAETLISALEDLRKQYEFYRNDADFQSEFAEELKHYVGRPSPIYHAKRWSEHLGGAQILLKREDLNHTGAHKINNTIGQALLARRMGKKRVIAETGAGQHGVASATVAARYGMECVVYMGSEDVKRQATNVYRMKLLGATVVPVESGSRTLKDALNEAMRDWVTNVENTFYIIGTVAGPHPYPMMVRDFQAVIGNESKIQMQEDFSRQPDALIACVGGGSNAIGLFYPYIDDVNVRLIGVEAAGKGIDTHQHAATLSMGKPGVLHGNRTYLIQDENGQIVETHSISAGLDYPGVGPEHAWLKDCGRAEYVAITDDEALEAFHTLCRYEGIMPALESSHALAYAAKYATTLTKDKLLLVNLSGRGDKDMATVAQMSGLTL from the coding sequence GTGAGCGCCTATGATCTTCCTAGTAAGAACGGTCACTTTGGACCCTACGGAGGCATTTTTGTTGCTGAAACATTAATCTCGGCACTGGAAGATTTGCGAAAGCAATATGAATTTTATCGTAACGATGCGGATTTTCAGTCAGAATTTGCTGAAGAATTAAAACATTACGTAGGGCGTCCCAGCCCCATCTACCATGCCAAAAGATGGTCGGAGCATTTAGGTGGCGCACAGATACTGTTAAAACGAGAAGATCTGAATCATACCGGTGCACATAAAATAAACAATACAATCGGACAAGCTTTATTGGCCCGACGCATGGGAAAGAAGCGTGTTATCGCGGAAACCGGTGCCGGCCAACATGGTGTAGCCAGCGCTACGGTTGCGGCACGTTATGGCATGGAATGCGTCGTTTATATGGGTTCTGAAGACGTTAAACGTCAGGCGACCAATGTTTATCGTATGAAGCTCTTGGGGGCCACAGTGGTGCCGGTGGAGTCGGGGTCACGAACATTGAAAGATGCGTTAAACGAGGCGATGCGGGATTGGGTTACCAATGTCGAAAACACTTTTTATATTATCGGTACTGTTGCCGGGCCTCACCCGTATCCGATGATGGTGAGGGATTTTCAAGCAGTAATAGGGAACGAGTCTAAAATACAAATGCAAGAAGATTTTTCGCGACAGCCGGATGCGCTTATTGCATGCGTCGGTGGAGGATCAAATGCCATTGGTTTATTTTATCCCTATATTGATGACGTCAATGTTCGCTTGATAGGTGTCGAAGCGGCAGGGAAAGGAATTGATACTCACCAACATGCGGCGACTTTATCAATGGGCAAACCAGGCGTATTGCATGGCAATCGTACTTATCTGATTCAAGATGAAAATGGTCAAATTGTTGAAACACATTCTATTTCGGCTGGTCTCGATTATCCCGGCGTAGGGCCGGAACATGCTTGGCTTAAAGATTGTGGGCGTGCTGAATACGTAGCAATTACCGACGATGAAGCGCTGGAAGCATTTCATACGTTGTGCCGGTATGAAGGTATTATGCCGGCATTGGAATCGAGTCATGCGCTGGCTTATGCGGCCAAATATGCGACTACCCTTACCAAAGATAAATTATTGCTGGTTAATTTATCTGGTCGCGGTGACAAGGATATGGCGACAGTTGCGCAAATGTCAGGTTTGACACTGTAA
- a CDS encoding phosphoribosylanthranilate isomerase gives MSVRVKVCGITRCEDAAAAIRAGVDAIGFVFWPQSARYIEPDIARIMTANVPPFICNVGVYVDPDVAWVEKTARVAQLNLLQFHGDEPPEFCNQFSQPYIKAIRVKPDTDLLQYAERYRTAKGLLLDTYVADMPGGTGHAFEWDLIPKRLSLPLILSGGLNPANVSGAIQQTQPWAVDVSSGVETSKGIKDEKKIFAFMRGVKQL, from the coding sequence ATGTCAGTACGTGTAAAAGTGTGTGGGATTACTCGATGTGAGGACGCTGCAGCAGCAATTCGGGCAGGTGTTGATGCTATCGGTTTTGTTTTTTGGCCTCAGAGCGCACGCTATATCGAGCCTGATATTGCACGCATTATGACTGCTAATGTCCCACCTTTCATTTGTAATGTAGGGGTTTATGTTGATCCCGATGTTGCTTGGGTCGAGAAAACTGCTCGAGTAGCTCAGTTAAACTTGCTTCAATTTCATGGCGATGAGCCCCCTGAATTCTGTAATCAATTTTCCCAACCTTATATTAAAGCAATTAGAGTCAAACCAGACACAGATTTGCTACAATATGCCGAACGATACAGAACCGCAAAAGGCTTATTGCTTGATACTTATGTGGCCGATATGCCGGGAGGTACTGGGCATGCGTTTGAATGGGATTTGATACCCAAACGTTTGTCTCTGCCCCTTATTTTGTCTGGGGGCTTAAATCCAGCCAATGTGTCTGGGGCAATTCAACAAACTCAACCATGGGCAGTCGATGTTTCAAGTGGTGTGGAAACCTCGAAAGGAATTAAAGATGAAAAAAAGATTTTTGCTTTCATGCGAGGAGTAAAACAATTGTGA
- the truA gene encoding tRNA pseudouridine(38-40) synthase TruA: MARIILVLEYNGSRYCGWQSQPENCSIQDTLETALSKIAHEEIRIITAGRTDAGVHALYQVVHFDTFVQRPINAWVRGVNAFLPDDIAVLWASEVSDRFHARYSALERRYLYFLLNQSVRPGVNHKKVGWFHQPLQLDIMQCAANILIGEHDFSSFRAAACQAKSPIRTITQLKIVRHGNLLIFDLRANAFLQHMVRNIIGCLVYIGKGKYPSEWMLELLEGRNRAYAAPTFSAAGLYLAGVKYDSSWCMPELSRIPIIPNMFLYN; this comes from the coding sequence TTGGCACGAATAATTTTAGTTTTAGAATATAATGGCAGCCGCTATTGTGGATGGCAAAGTCAACCGGAAAATTGCTCGATACAGGATACACTGGAAACTGCTTTATCAAAAATAGCGCATGAAGAAATACGCATAATTACTGCCGGGAGAACCGATGCAGGTGTACATGCACTCTATCAGGTGGTACATTTTGATACTTTCGTGCAACGTCCTATCAATGCATGGGTGCGTGGGGTAAACGCGTTTCTACCTGATGATATTGCTGTTTTGTGGGCATCGGAAGTGTCCGACAGATTTCATGCAAGATATAGCGCACTTGAGCGACGTTATTTGTATTTCTTACTTAATCAGTCAGTGCGTCCGGGGGTTAATCATAAAAAAGTTGGATGGTTTCATCAACCGCTACAATTGGACATCATGCAGTGCGCGGCTAATATCCTGATTGGAGAACATGATTTCTCTTCGTTCCGGGCAGCTGCATGTCAAGCAAAATCTCCTATACGCACAATTACGCAATTAAAGATTGTTCGTCATGGAAATTTATTGATTTTTGATTTACGTGCCAATGCATTCTTGCAGCACATGGTGAGAAATATTATTGGTTGCCTGGTTTATATTGGTAAAGGTAAATATCCTTCCGAATGGATGCTTGAGTTGCTGGAAGGTCGCAATCGTGCCTACGCTGCGCCAACTTTTTCTGCTGCGGGCTTATATTTGGCGGGTGTGAAATATGATTCCAGCTGGTGTATGCCAGAATTATCTAGAATACCCATTATTCCCAACATGTTCCTATATAATTAA
- a CDS encoding FimV/HubP family polar landmark protein, protein MYKTSFKVSLFVIILMLPWVVAQAAGLGKLTLNSALGQPFSAEIDIVSTGNDELSSLKASVATREAFTQAGINYESILSAFKVSIETRANGNPYIKLTSQQAVNDPFLMLLMELNWSSGRILREYTILLDPVESPAQNLVAANTNPPPLVGASGYDAERSTRIENNNPITNSAPSTVDTSTRSNNTYGPVNRGDTLSSIAIQVLPTGVDLNQMLVALYRANREAFIANNMNLLKTGAILKVPEKKEITAIDSSTARAEIKTQIADWRNYRGRLAAINHESPAPHAISQSDQGQITSIDKKSTSIPDAPKEVLKLSSGAQLLDQDGQIAESSLVDRLRMMEEDAIARNLALKEANERVAMLEKSVENLKQLLELKDSVLAQVQIKAESIPTTIDKPELHFPPDGVSVTENVELDSTSIPEEASVIQPAAEALVINAPSMADEEAGRSLLDQAYDYIEYIGVVLILVLLLILLILKRRRNQSQDDEEIDDNEENFSSAMRSRIASMAAAKAAPVTEEDRLPSENMDHDQSFHHIDSYSPAEESEKFDREVDLSYEDSAEHTLQSDFDTESTTESQVNDETILEHSQAIHKNLQEDSDEDFSRPIASAEDKNSAGLANQIDFDLSDEADEIATDGKRELKNIKQIKEAENVSDYAVEIDFDEPEQSLDAIDSSNKAVEKNKDDFEFSRSEIDLADNQNPNEIEIPLFSEEINRNSEEPALDDDSLESERSPGAEQSDGESNFSSITPEIDLAAIDLDLEEANVGDNKDKKEDLNAPSEAWQEVETKLDLARAYQEMDDKEGAKEMLEEVIRDGDTKQKKAARKILKDLR, encoded by the coding sequence GTGTATAAAACATCTTTTAAAGTAAGCTTGTTTGTAATTATTCTGATGTTACCATGGGTTGTTGCTCAAGCAGCCGGACTCGGTAAATTGACGCTTAATTCCGCGCTAGGGCAGCCTTTCAGCGCGGAAATCGATATCGTATCGACTGGTAATGATGAGCTCTCATCTCTTAAGGCCAGTGTGGCTACTCGTGAAGCATTCACGCAAGCAGGTATAAATTATGAATCTATCTTGTCAGCTTTTAAAGTTTCAATCGAAACAAGGGCAAATGGTAATCCTTATATTAAGTTAACTTCGCAGCAAGCGGTTAATGATCCATTTTTAATGTTGTTGATGGAGTTAAATTGGTCTTCAGGGCGAATTTTACGGGAGTACACTATTCTACTGGATCCTGTTGAATCGCCAGCGCAAAATCTGGTAGCGGCCAATACAAATCCTCCTCCCCTAGTCGGTGCGTCAGGATATGATGCAGAAAGATCGACTCGCATCGAAAATAATAATCCAATTACAAACTCGGCTCCATCAACTGTCGATACGTCCACTCGATCTAATAATACTTATGGCCCAGTTAACCGGGGTGATACCTTGTCATCGATTGCGATCCAGGTATTACCAACTGGTGTCGATCTTAATCAAATGCTGGTGGCGCTTTATCGTGCCAATCGAGAAGCCTTTATCGCCAACAATATGAATTTACTCAAGACGGGTGCTATTCTGAAAGTGCCTGAGAAAAAAGAGATAACAGCAATTGATTCATCAACAGCCAGAGCCGAAATAAAAACGCAAATAGCAGACTGGCGTAATTACCGGGGGCGGTTGGCAGCCATTAATCACGAATCCCCAGCGCCTCATGCGATCAGTCAATCAGATCAAGGCCAGATTACCAGTATTGATAAGAAGTCAACGTCAATTCCCGATGCGCCCAAAGAGGTTCTGAAACTATCCAGTGGAGCACAGTTGCTTGATCAAGACGGTCAGATTGCTGAATCCTCACTGGTTGATCGTCTTCGTATGATGGAAGAAGATGCGATTGCGCGAAATCTTGCATTGAAGGAAGCGAATGAACGTGTAGCCATGTTGGAAAAAAGTGTTGAGAACTTGAAACAATTACTAGAGTTGAAAGACTCGGTATTAGCTCAGGTGCAGATTAAGGCAGAATCAATTCCAACAACAATTGATAAACCAGAGTTACATTTTCCGCCAGACGGGGTTTCAGTTACCGAAAACGTAGAATTGGACTCTACTTCTATACCGGAAGAAGCATCGGTAATTCAACCGGCCGCAGAAGCCCTAGTAATCAATGCGCCTTCAATGGCGGATGAAGAGGCTGGCCGATCACTGCTCGATCAGGCATATGACTATATAGAATATATTGGTGTGGTTTTAATTCTGGTGTTGTTGCTCATTTTGTTGATTCTTAAAAGACGTCGGAATCAATCGCAAGACGATGAGGAGATAGATGATAATGAAGAAAATTTTTCCTCAGCAATGCGTTCTCGAATAGCTTCAATGGCTGCTGCAAAGGCTGCGCCTGTTACTGAGGAAGATCGCTTGCCATCTGAAAATATGGATCATGATCAATCTTTTCACCATATCGATTCCTATTCTCCAGCGGAAGAATCGGAAAAGTTTGATAGAGAGGTGGATTTATCCTACGAAGATAGTGCCGAACATACTTTGCAATCCGATTTTGATACTGAATCGACTACAGAATCGCAGGTCAACGATGAAACGATTCTGGAACATTCACAGGCTATCCATAAAAACTTACAGGAAGACTCTGATGAAGACTTTAGTCGACCGATTGCATCTGCAGAAGATAAGAATTCTGCTGGACTTGCAAATCAAATTGATTTTGATTTGAGCGATGAGGCCGATGAAATTGCAACGGATGGAAAAAGAGAATTAAAGAATATTAAGCAAATAAAGGAAGCTGAAAATGTTTCTGATTATGCGGTAGAGATTGATTTTGATGAACCAGAGCAATCGCTTGATGCTATCGACTCAAGCAATAAGGCTGTAGAAAAAAATAAGGATGATTTTGAGTTTTCTCGTTCAGAAATTGATCTGGCAGATAACCAAAATCCGAATGAAATTGAGATTCCCTTGTTCAGTGAGGAGATTAATCGAAATTCAGAGGAACCTGCACTGGATGATGATTCTTTAGAATCCGAGCGATCCCCCGGTGCTGAACAGAGTGATGGAGAATCAAATTTTTCATCAATAACGCCTGAGATTGATTTGGCCGCTATTGATTTAGATCTAGAGGAAGCAAATGTAGGCGATAACAAGGATAAAAAGGAAGATCTGAATGCACCAAGTGAGGCATGGCAGGAAGTTGAAACCAAATTAGATTTGGCAAGAGCATATCAAGAAATGGATGACAAGGAAGGCGCTAAAGAAATGCTTGAAGAAGTCATTCGAGATGGTGATACAAAGCAAAAGAAAGCTGCCAGGAAAATATTAAAAGATCTGCGATGA
- the asd gene encoding aspartate-semialdehyde dehydrogenase, with the protein MKQVGFVGWRGMVGSVLMQRMREEEDFSLIDPVFFTTSQKGGVSPEIGKETPSLKDAFDINQLSAMDIIISCQGGDYTQRIFKQLRQSGWQGYWIDAASALRMEKDAVIILDPVNKPVIEQALHDGVKNYIGGNCTVSLMLMAVGGLFERGMVDWMSAMTYQAASGAGAKNMRELLQQMGEAHRVAKDLLDNPASSILDIDREVAGTLRDKKFPTENFGVPLAGSLIPWIDKEVANGQSREEWKGQAETNKILGTSDRQIPVDGICVRVGAMRCHSQALTIKLKQDVPLDEIEEIIANSNDWVEVVPNEREATTSQLTPTAVTGTLSIPVGRLRKLTMGGEYLSVFTVGDQLLWGAAEPLRRMLRILIAH; encoded by the coding sequence ATGAAGCAAGTTGGTTTTGTGGGTTGGCGTGGAATGGTCGGATCTGTGCTAATGCAGAGAATGCGGGAAGAAGAAGATTTTTCTCTGATCGATCCTGTTTTTTTTACAACCTCACAGAAAGGGGGCGTAAGCCCTGAAATTGGCAAAGAAACACCGTCGTTAAAAGATGCTTTTGATATTAATCAACTGAGCGCGATGGATATTATCATTTCCTGTCAGGGTGGGGATTATACACAGAGGATTTTTAAGCAGTTGCGACAATCAGGTTGGCAAGGATATTGGATTGATGCGGCTTCAGCATTGCGTATGGAAAAAGATGCCGTGATTATATTGGATCCGGTCAATAAACCTGTAATTGAGCAGGCGCTTCATGATGGGGTAAAAAATTATATTGGCGGTAATTGTACCGTTAGCTTGATGCTAATGGCGGTTGGCGGTCTTTTTGAGAGAGGTATGGTGGACTGGATGAGCGCCATGACTTATCAAGCTGCATCAGGTGCTGGTGCTAAGAATATGCGCGAACTGCTGCAGCAAATGGGTGAAGCACATCGAGTGGCGAAGGATTTGCTAGATAATCCTGCTTCCAGTATTTTGGATATTGATCGCGAGGTTGCTGGAACATTACGTGATAAAAAATTTCCTACTGAAAATTTTGGCGTTCCACTGGCGGGCAGCCTGATCCCCTGGATCGACAAGGAAGTCGCTAATGGACAAAGCCGGGAAGAATGGAAGGGGCAGGCGGAAACCAACAAAATTCTTGGAACGAGCGACCGGCAAATTCCGGTTGATGGCATTTGTGTGCGTGTCGGTGCAATGAGATGTCATAGCCAAGCATTAACTATCAAACTAAAACAAGATGTACCCTTAGATGAAATAGAAGAAATTATTGCAAATTCAAATGATTGGGTAGAAGTTGTTCCCAACGAGAGAGAAGCAACAACTTCACAGCTGACGCCAACCGCAGTAACGGGTACTCTATCAATACCGGTAGGACGATTACGCAAACTGACAATGGGCGGTGAATACTTGTCTGTTTTCACCGTGGGTGATCAATTACTTTGGGGTGCTGCAGAACCATTGCGCAGAATGCTGCGCATATTGATTGCACACTAA